Below is a genomic region from Henckelia pumila isolate YLH828 chromosome 3, ASM3356847v2, whole genome shotgun sequence.
ggatgactgaaagtcataaaataattcatgtttctgaatataaatctcatttcatcaatttatattcctcatgctttctgaggcatgttcggatgactcacagtcattttctggatcacttaggatctcctttgttattccgttactacggataaTATAGTTtgatgaagttctctggttaatgcgtcgggtaatgaattatccgttcctttgacatgttggatctcgaactgataatggttcaattccaattgccatctaattagccttgttgcatttctccctgcatttcttgatattttccttgcctggaaatatgttaaattcatattatctgttcttactaaaaacggtttagaaataagataaatttcataagttctaattgtgaatattaaagctaataattctttttcattcgaatgataatttaattgtgcaccttaaaaagttcctgatgtatagttgcataattcttcattatttctagtagctgttttagtaagttcttctaaatttctttctccagtataagcttttaaacatgctccccagtattcatctgaagcgtctgtttcaattattattatatctttatttgaaggaaaatataattcaggaagattactaatttttttttttaatagtgtctatgttattagtatcttctttcgaccatttccacttatagtcctgtttaagttttacctgaagaggttttctgatttctgcaagtttcttaatgtaatttccagaataagttaataatcctaaaaatcttcttaattgatctttataattgatttcactaggaaaatcatgaattttcttaagtatatgcggttgtaaacaatgttttccatcttctattggtaatcctaaataatttatttttgttttgaataattgtgctttcttttcagaaagtataattccatctttatgacaaatatctaaaactgtcatgagatctttataatgttgatctagtgtttttgaataaattaatatgtcatctatataaacacaacaaaaatctatatatgatttaaaagattcatccatatatctttgaaagatacctggtgcttgtttaagtccgaaaggtaatacagtccattgatactgttCTTTTGAACAACTGAAtgttgtaagtaattgtgtttgtggttctagttgaatttgccagaatcctgatttacaatctaaactggaaaaatatttcatttctcctatataagatagtaaatcattcttatttgggatataatatccatccataattgttgctttattcatctttcgataatcaattaccattcttttcttatcagtatctttcttactgacataaaaggctggtgaagagtgtggacttttactagggatgattatcttaagttttaataattcttgaacttctttttcaaatatttttacatcatccatgttacatcttcttggtgcttcacggattgtgatattagggtctttgagttttattgaagcaatgaattgttttcttttcttaattttgtcctgaggattttcagaacatatatcatgaaatttcctcatgatttctttttcaggattaatcgttaaaatattttctatttttagttctattggatttgtatttcgtttatgaaaattatttgtaaatccttcatttcctacgcgaaatgctgttcgtattttgggaatgtaaatcattgatgatcctttgtttaaagttatgtgatcttcaaattgtgtaaagggaagatattctcttaaaaagttattttctattataatgtccattcctgattctatttgatatataatgggtattacaaattttgtttcttctatttctatttttaatttttctgctactgtattaagcatgattattgatccatctcctattcgaacttttaatcctttatcatatttcttccaataatgatttggaagtatatgcttgcttcctaaacacatacttgctcatgtatcaacataagcatgtatatgatatggtttatgttctttgattttaatttgaatttttatatatatatactatttggattagttttgtttttattatccattctctcttttttttttaagagataaaggtaaaattggtatttagaaacaaaagtttctctctccagggagttgaaagtaagttttatttatgtagggatttataaataagttataaagtgTTTTAGGGAGTGATTGACAATTAACCCTTGAAATAATGCTTCTGTTTTGTTAATATCATGGGTTAGATTAATAATGCTTCTGTTTTGTTTATCTCATGGGGTCCTCAGGGGCGGATTTACGGTAGGGCGAAGGAGGGCCACGGCCCCCcgaaaagttttgaaaaatttagtAGTATGTATATAGTATAATTTTTTGGTTTtagatatatttatttttggccCCCTGAAGTCATCAGTAATTTTTTCGGTCTATTGGTTCTGCCATTCAAAGTCTTTAAAAGCGATTCGCGTTCGATTCTCTGCGACCCCCCTTGATTCCAAccttcttttattattattcttttattactatttttactcattttatttaaaattattttatcattttgatttgtattactcattttatttaaaattattttatcatttttatttgtaaaattaatattttatttaaaaccctattataattttttttgttttttgaaaaattaaaatatttttattgtaaaaatctcctgaactttttttaaaattttttaaagtttttattttaattttcttcaaTGTAAATTACTTTGTTCTATTTTTAATACGTTTAAagtgattttaaaatttgagattttgaagtttttggtagtcaataattttattattttttaaaatcaagaatAATAAATTTTCGGCTTTTTATAACATCAAATTGGCTTATTACgtgattgataatttttcatttaGTCATGTGACTTTTATATATTAATCTTACattcttttttgttttgtattataattaattttatttttttattgactTCTTGATTGATGATCTTATTTTGCTTGCAAGTTGCAATATTTTTTCTGAATGAAAATGTACTCACCGActtacacaaaaaaaaaaacccatatCCACTTATGTctccaaaatcatatatatatatatattataaaatttatgcaTTGTAATACTTTATGCatacttatttgaattaatgttttagcatgttattTTTAGGATCGAATCGTGTTTTAAATActttattattttgagattgtatattttataatttcgagTTGCATATGTACGAAGAAGTTCAGATGCTCCTGTATACATTAGTATCATTTTGTTCAACGAGATTTTAAACAAGTTTTGATTCATTTAATTTTTGACTCGTCGATTAAACTTAAGTTTATGTGTGATATTTTATACCTACGAACACAACacatcatttaaaaaaaaaaatttattccgCATTTCATATTTTCATAAGCATCAATTAAATATACGAGACATCacgatatttattttttatttattgtatttattattgaaatttatttataaacatataataattatttttattattgtgtATATGACACGGCCCCTCCTAATACAACATTCTGGATCCGCCCCTGGGGGTCTTATAGATTTGGGTAAAAGATCTATCTGTTCTTATTGTTTCAAAAGGTTGGAGACAGTAGAGTGGgagtgtctttttttttttctctagtgAAGTAGGGGCCATTTAAATATATAGGCATGGTCTTgttttcaattcaataaaagggACTCTTGACTTTTTAATTCAGTCAAAGTATCTCATTAAGGGtagtttggtttttttttttttgaaaaaaaaaataaattatatgaaaTCCAACTCACATCCACCCTTCCTCTCTCTCCTCTCCAGGATTCAAACTCTGCTCTCCTCTCTCCTCCTAGATTCTGACCACTAAGCcaacaatatttttaataataatattaaacaataaaatatatatacaatgaTTTGGGCCCCGGCTTGGTCGACCCAGGCTTGGTCGACCCAAGCGGTCGACCCAAGTTGGGTCGACCAAGCAGGTCGACCCAGCATGGTCGACCAGGTCGACCGAGGCGGTCGACCAGCAGCATGGTCGATCGCCTGCTGGgtctaaaaaaaaaagaaataagaaaaaggaaaaaaaaaaaaagagaaaataagAATGGAAAAAGCAGGAGagagaaaataatatatttttatttgaggTCTATCtattgaattaaaaacaaaCCAGGTCCATATCCCTCATTTTTCCAGTGAAGTAGCATGCTACTGTTCTGCACACCAGCCCTTCTATGTCATTTCTCTGCTTTTTTTAAGCCCAAATGAAGGCGTACATGTCAAACGGATTCGCAATAGAGCTCATTTTAATCTCCCAAGATTTGGGATATAAATGGTTCACAATCCAGAAATGATTGGGTTCTTGACAAGCTGAAGGCTGAACGTGAGCATGGAATCACCATTGATATTGCACTATGGAAGTTTGAGACCACCAAATATTGCTGCACTGTTATTGATGCTCCTGGACATCTTGACTTTATCAAGAATTTATTGGTACTTCCCAGGCTGATTGCTCTGTCCTCATCATTGACTCCACCACTGGTGGTTTTGAAGCTGGTATCTCAAACGATGGTAAGACCCGCGAGCATGCATTGCTTGCCTTCAGTTTTGGGGTCAAACAAATTATTTGTTGCTGCAACAAAGTGAGACAGTTTCTTCATTTCTTCATTTTTATTTACTTAACTATCTACTGTGAATAATgtctttaatttaatatttatggtGTCTAACCTATTGATGTCCATGATTGTACAGATGGACGCCACCACACCAAAATACTCGAAAGATAGGTATGATGAAATCTTGAAGGAAGTGTCTTCCTACCTCAAGAAATTTGGCTAGATATTGACCCAATTCTTATCATTTTGTTCTAGCTCGCGATTTCTCGTGTTCGGtttattccttgattttatGTGTGATTCTTGCTAGAATCTTGCTTTGCTGAAATTTTGCTCCGAGTCTTGCTCTGAGTTTTTCTTTGCTAAAATTTCTTGCATAACTTTGATTCCACGTCGATCTTATGAGTTAGCTGATTCAATTAGTATTTGGGTTCAAGCTCTATGATTTTAGCCATGCAATTTTTAGAGTGTTCACGTATGTTCAGATCTGGTGAAGTTGGTATTTCACTTCATAGTTCCCTTTCGCACTATCATTCATCGACTGATTCGGATAATAAGTATTGAGGTGAGGTTTCCTCTCGTGAGGTTTTGCACTACCGCTtatttcaatattattattTGGCATTTGGCCTGGATTTACGGTAAATTTTATAAACtataatttattcatatatCACATCATCTCGTGCTTTTCTCGTTTTATTGATCATATTGTACTGCATATTTGATCTGTAGACTGCTATTGGTTCCTGACTGATTACCGATCGAATACTGAATGAATGATTGAATGACTGAATGTCTGAAAGCCTGAATGAATTGAGTCCGGACAACGGTCTCTGTACCAGATTTCTAGTCCAATGAACAACGTGACTTCGGTCCAGAAATGTGAGTTCACATTGGCTCATAAATGATCGATTATACGGATCCTACTTGAATACGTGGGAAAAAGTGATAAACCGAATGTTGGAGGGAGCCACCTCTTTAGCCTACGATATTCACTTCAGAATTCTGAACAGTCACTGCATTTAACTTGACAGATACTCCATACTGATCTGTTCTTACTAATTCATGACATCTCATATTGAAATACTGCATTGATATCGTTTGACTTGTGATTAATATATAAAGCCAGTTTTTTCCTCACAAAGTCCTTAAAGACTTAACCTCtatttttcttctatttattataaattccaGATACAGGATTTCAGGATCTCGAGTAAGATCGACGTTGTGGACAGTGAAATATGGGTTTAGCAAGTTTGTGATGACACGAGTGCTTGTGATTGTATCAGTATTTTGGTTATCATGTGTGTAAATTTAAGGATTTATTACGCTTCTGCTACTGTAAGTTTGAAAGTACTAGATTTTACTACAAGACGGGGTCCACAATATCACTCCACATACATATGTTTGGTATGAACATTGGAATGTGAATGACGATTCTCATGGGAATGGCTATTCCCCTTTGGATGGGAATGGTCATTCTCATTCTCCTTtcttatttttgtaaaaaaaaaattcatttatatTTAGTTTATTTCTAATAATCTAccttatataattattttactattatatataataattattatcacGTATAGttcattattaatattatgatttagttatttatttatttatttatttatttatttatctatcaTCATTAttgtttataaaataataatcaaaaaattattatttatttattattattaaaaaatatattatattatttttattattataactaatattaataaaaataataattattatattatttatttttattattacaattatttatttttattattataaaaatattattattatattaaaaataattaaaaaaaatttattattaatatataagttaaattaaactaaaatcaataattttataatattattaatttattatttaataatatttataataagatgataataataataataataataataataataataataataataataataataataataataataataataataataataacacatTTGAGTagctattatttttttattttgggttaaaaatatttgattattaaATATAGTTCCATTtcattcttttttatttttttccgaTACCAATCATTGGAATGTAATACAAGTAATTCCATTCTCATTCTTATTTCATTCCATAGTTGATTTCATTAAttctttatttcattttaatgTACCAATCATGCCCTTAAACTATTAAACCAAGGAAACCAGCATATATAGCATCAAAGATTATCTCATGCATTTGATTCAAaagcataaaataattttcatttttaactAAATTTTCGTACGGAGAATTGGATGTGTTAGTCGGGAAATATTAATTAACCATTTAAGCTAATACATAAAATGACACaaactaataaataataatttgagaaaaaattattataGTAAAGCCATAACCTAATAATTAGTTAAGAAAGACAATGAAATTACAAATTAACCCACCTAAAAAATAACTTCTTAAAATAAAGAGTGGAGGACATATAAGGAAATTCACAATTGGATgtgatatatttaattttcatttttaactAAATTTTCGTACGGAGAATTGGATGTGTTAGTCGGGAAATATTAATTAACCATTTAAGCTAATACATAAAATGACACaaactaataaataataatttgagaaaaaattattataGTAAAGCCATAACCTAATAATTAGTTAAGAAAGACAATGAAATTACAAATTAACCCACCTAAAAAATAACTTCTTAAAATAAAGAGTGGAGGACATATAAGGAAATTCACAATTGGATgtgatatatttatatattcatTCATCAATCAATGTATTCATTACATAACTATTAATGTCCATAACCTAATAATTAGTCATTATTTAAGATAGACAATGAAATTacaaattaaatcatataaaaaaataatttgctAAACTaaataatccataacttaataATTAGTCGTTACTCATTAGTTAAGATAGACAATGAAATTACAAATTAACCCATGTAAAAAAATAACTTACTAAACTAAACAGTGGAGGACAAATAAGAAAATTCACAATTGGAAGtgtatatctatatataaaatatatatatttatatattcaatGTATTCAATACATAACTATTAATGTTGATCATAACCTAATAATTAGTTAGTCTTAATAGACAATGAAATTACTAATTAacctatataaaaaaataactttcTAAACTAAATAATCTATAACCTAATAATTAGTCAATAGTTAAGATAGACAATCAAATTACAAATGAAcccatataaaaaaataacttgCTAAACTAAATAGTAGAAGACATATAAGGAAATTAGCCATTGGAAgtgatatatttatatatataggcTGCGTTTACTTAGTGGGATGTGATTACATATGGATAAATCATACTAGGACTATTAAAATGACTTTAAAGGATGTGAAATAATAATGGATAAACAGTAACATGTTTACTTTGAGTTATTAATTTTGAGATTGAAATAATGATTGAGGGACGAATTACATTTTTACCCTCCATTAATGATAAATAATCTTAAGTTTACTTTTGTATTCATAAAATTTGGattgaattattattgaatattttaaattattattgattcacATGTGAAACATTTTCATTTAACAAAATTATTGggtataaaaatatgtatttttcatAGTTAcataaaattgataaatttaagaaaaaaaaatctttctCTCATGAACGAAGAAAGTAAAATGATATATGATACATCAAATACAATTCAAAACATTTACCACATGCATCATAATACGATAAACTATGATatgcaagaaacaaaactaaatttttagCCATAAATACAGTGAGGTtgtaattaattttgaaaattaaaattgcataaaaaaattaatttaacaattaaaacttCTATAAGAATGAATATCCTtggaataaaaataaacataatatgTTATTGATATCCataaacaaaattcaaagaTAGAGTTATAAATCAAGGGAACGTAGATTAGGTTTTATGTGGATTTTTTTCCACAAATATAGATCAGATGAGTTATACCTTGAGAAATGAAGGATGAGATATCACGTGAAATGAGGGTTGAATGACGGACATTTAGATTAATTGTGGAAAATTAACTTTTTGTAAGTAAACAAGAGATAAAGTTGAATTAATAAACTCATCATAGGTTTATCAAGCCAAGTAAACGCAGCcacagagaagaagaagaaagatagAAGAGAAGAGATAGAGATAGAGATAGAAGAGGAAGATAGATAGAATAGAAGAAGAATATATAATAAACGTTGTATCATAAATGTCataattcatttatttttaaaaaataaatgttattacttttattacatatgatgAATTCAAGAATCAAAGAAATATTTACATTCCGAGAAGATGGCGATTTAGGCTCAGAAACATGGTATATCCAAGCATTTAattcctcaaaaaaaaaaaaaaaaaaagaagttggTAAATAAATTTCATCACGTGTATATGAATCCGAGTGTGGAGTGTAGCATCAGTAGTCATCATCCAGCCTTACAATTGTGGGTATTTGGCCATGGTTAACGAAATCAATCTTATTCAATCTCACACAGCAAAGAACGTTTTCTGGCAGTTCTTCGGGCTTCTGTGCCTGTTTAATTTGTTGAAagattaatttaattagttCCATTTTCCCCACACACACATGCAGAGTTAGGAAAATGTAACTAGCGAACCTGAATTGTTAGCCCGAGATCGAGTATTCCATCTCTTAGACGCTCACGGAATGCATCAAGTCCCTTTCTTGCTATGTAGCTGAAGCGATGAATATCAAGATCGATCTCCAAGTAGTTGGGGCCCTACATTATgcagagatatatatatatatatatatatatatatatatatatatatatttaatacagATTTTCTTGGTTTTACGTACATGGATAGGAGGGCAAGGGGGGAAGATGTTCCACCTGATAAAAGTTATGTTGAGGGCGAGAAAGAACAGGCTTCTCATTATAAGCATGCAGAAGTTTTCTTTCAGTGGAACACGACACCAGATCCTCTGGATTCACCACACCAACCATAACTTTCAGCCTTTCCCTGAATGGGACTATCGACTCTTTCGTGAATCCTCTAACCTTTTCCATATCATCATCCACCAATCTCTACACCCAATAAACAAAATGTTCACATGGAAATGATCCAGACAATGTATATCTTGCAGTTGCAGTGGCCTACTGTTCAAACTAGCTACGTACCTAAGTACCGAATACCTAGCTAGCAACCATATATATTTACCTTGATCATGTCTTGAAACTCTGGAGATATGTCTTTCTCAAAACTCTCCGAAAGTTTAAAATACAGTACAAGGCTCAAGCCCTCCCCATTGGCGTCACCAAGAAACATTGGTGCCGGATAAGTGGGCAGCTGCCACCAATAAGAAACGACCCAAGCCCATGTCAGATTACAAAAAATATTCtgttttcaaaatatatatgttaCCTTTAGGCGCACCATGAAAACCTAAGTTGTTTGAATATCGCGCAAAATCACCTGAATGTTGACAATCAGAAGTGGAGGCAGTTTCGTGTCTGCTTTTATAGAAGGTAGATCAAGGTGCTGCGCAATGTGGTCTATCTTTCTTGCAGTCGTAAATAAATCAACACCAATCGGAGCGTACGGACTCATGTTGGGTGCATTGCATTTCTTCTTTTCCCTGCAAATAGTAAATTGTCAAGGAAGCAACAGCGTCGATGCTCCATATTCTTTCGTGTTCATAACAACATACCTAAAGTAGTTTTCTCCACGTAGCTTAAAAGTTGAAGGCTCAATCTCAGACCAAGTTCCAGATGTCGGCTTTTCTTCTTTACAACATGGAATCATAAGTGCCACTCTTGGACGATACAAATACTTTGTTGATGCACCTAGATTGACAAAAAATCGCGGCAGTTAAATAAGAAACATACATGATTCTGTTTTGCTATATATTGACACTGTCAGAAACTACTTTAATTTAAAAAGAGCAGAACGTAACTCATAGGAAGTCTCGCAGCTGAAATTATACATTAAGGTATGCACATGCATGGGATGGGTATTGACAGACAAATGATCCTAAAATAACTACCCAAGGACAGCTTAATTATGTCAGTAGATTCGAAACGCCAATCAAGATTTTCTT
It encodes:
- the LOC140892285 gene encoding uncharacterized protein translates to MGACVSSHHAVAVTPVKTIKARRKRRGRAKRHRLNSATDGNLKRKSNAGARVSDFAVSEFVHTTTTCRRSEVSNSTFHLTQLQWHHSQIDANGYCPEDNWFDTLSLLDSDSDDDFSSVHGDFIPGVCNGQVLQYETSSCFVDGKRNSKEYHERFLKIDVSQEGVKEPNEYTIVNTYGKELFGLLKSDESDMKKKKDLDRAYASFKFVKDEKKDNEEKSTECLLKSVLPGLAHSVSFNDMIHLDSSCVTQSHRRKSTVIRLSVTRTSVDAVDNEFCASTKYLYRPRVALMIPCCKEEKPTSGTWSEIEPSTFKLRGENYFREKKKCNAPNMSPYAPIGVDLFTTARKIDHIAQHLDLPSIKADTKLPPLLIVNIQLPTYPAPMFLGDANGEGLSLVLYFKLSESFEKDISPEFQDMIKRLVDDDMEKVRGFTKESIVPFRERLKVMVGVVNPEDLVSCSTERKLLHAYNEKPVLSRPQHNFYQGPNYLEIDLDIHRFSYIARKGLDAFRERLRDGILDLGLTIQAQKPEELPENVLCCVRLNKIDFVNHGQIPTIVRLDDDY